The Fusarium fujikuroi IMI 58289 draft genome, chromosome FFUJ_chr01 sequence caacaactaCAGCACCACCACAGAGCGCGACTTCGAGAGCTGAGAAGGAAAACATGCCCTGTAGGAGATACTCATGCTTGAGAGCCCAGCGAGCCATGTcctcttgaagccattggTTATCTTCCGGAATACTGGCTAGACTTTTGTAGCTTGACGACGTCCAGCGGTGCATGAGTTCAAGTTCTATTCTGCGTCTGGTCTCTGTTGCTGGGAGCTGGGTTGGTGGCTCGGTGAGATATGAGCAGCCCTCTAGATTGCGGGCTAGACAATTGGTACAGGGAGGACCTCCTTCGTCACACTGAAGGAATTAATGACATATTCTGGGATTTGGTGAGGGTATGTACTTTAACATGGCGCTTTTTGCAGTTTCGACAGCCGTGTCGAGACTTGTTGTGAGTCCTTCGTTTCATCATGATGGCGAGGAATGCCAGTTGACGAGCGTAACAGCAGCTGTGTTGGAGAACAACGGCAGTGAAATATTATCATGAGATAAGTGAATTCGATTTCATGTAAGGAGAAGagggttgatgagctggtATAagagttgatgttgaagctgaagcctgGGACATAGTGAGGTGGCTGTGCTTATGGCTAGTCCCCTCATGGGTATAGGTGAATCTGACGAATGAGGTTCAAGGATGCTCTACTTGAACGAAACGAACAGTATATGCCAAGAAATTCTATCAAAGTAGTGAACATAGTTTTTGAGATTATAGAATATGCATACGTTATTGAATGGATATATTCCTAGCCTATTGAACCCTAGATAGGTCGTGATGGCTGTAAGCCGAGTgcaatcttcttgatggaATTTAATTGTTCATTTAATCATAAATCTTACTATCCAGGCCGTGGTTACCTATAACTCTACTCATCAATGACTTGTATGGCACCATCTTTTTGTGGTTGTAAACGTGCCTCCACACATAAGAGTCTCGAGCATCACGCCCAGCAACCCACCAACAATAACACCAGCAGTTTCGCCAACACCCACTACCTGAAGACCAAACTCCAAGTTGATTCCTGACTCGAAGGATGTTTCTTGCAATACTCGGTCGAAAATAGTCATATACACTGCTCCTCCGCCAAGACCGGCACCGAAAGCCAGTGATCCGACAAGGACCTCTGCTGAGAAGACCAGAAAGATCGAGTTGGCGAGCAAGATGAATGTGGAAGCCCCAATGATTGCAAGAGCGGCCTTGGTACTAGTGGGTCGGAGGAGAAGCGTGTGTGTTCGTGAGATAAAGTTTCCGAGCTGGAAAGCAAGGCTGTAGGTGGTGAAGTAAGAGAAGAACGACGTATACGATGTAGGAAGAGGCAAGGCTCGAGCTATGCCTGGGTATGCCAAAGCCTGCACTGCAAATGCGCCAAACAAAGGCCATATGAATGGTCGAATCAAGGCTTTAGTAAGGTTGAGTCGGTTTCTTGTGCTGAGCATACGTGAGAGCTGCTCAACAGGATCCTGGAATAGCAGAGAAGCATCCTCGACATCCACCTTTGACGCTTCCTGTTGCGCGTGGGGATAGTTGACAGGTGCTCCTGGGAGGACGACAAAGAATGCAACGAGCATGGCACCTGTAAGTGCATAAATACAGTCAATAAAGTCCCGTAAGAAGGACTCCAACCAAACAGTCAAGACAAATGGTAGGATTGCGCAAAACACAGCCCCGGCTCCAACGCCAGCGCCCCATCCTGCGAGTCCAACACGGCCGTAATACCGCAACATTCCCAGGAACGAAATTTCCATTGCAGCAGCAGATATCGATGCCAGAACTGATGTCAAGATTCGAAGTGGCGGTGCAATATTAGGCGGCGTGACGTTTGTGACGATAGCCACTATGATCCAGCCTGCTCCAATAGTGAGAGGACGCATCCAGTAGGGAACACGATGAAGAACATGGGGCATTAGCAGTTTCGTCGCCAAAGCTGGAAGAGtctcgatgagaagaacgatCCATCGCGGATACGGAATGATGAG is a genomic window containing:
- a CDS encoding related to protein BTN1, which codes for MSSHEASTDHSLSGLVNAIVPFIVHSANYLIIPYPRWIVLLIETLPALATKLLMPHVLHRVPYWMRPLTIGAGWIIVAIVTNVTPPNIAPPLRILTSVLASISAAAMEISFLGMLRYYGRVGLAGWGAGVGAGAVFCAILPFVLTVWLESFLRDFIDCIYALTGAMLVAFFVVLPGAPVNYPHAQQEASKVDVEDASLLFQDPVEQLSRMLSTRNRLNLTKALIRPFIWPLFGAFAVQALAYPGIARALPLPTSYTSFFSYFTTYSLAFQLGNFISRTHTLLLRPTSTKAALAIIGASTFILLANSIFLVFSAEVLVGSLAFGAGLGGGAVYMTIFDRVLQETSFESGINLEFGLQVVGVGETAGVIVGGLLGVMLETLMCGGTFTTTKRWCHTSH